A region of the Sarcophilus harrisii chromosome 3, mSarHar1.11, whole genome shotgun sequence genome:
GCCGGGGCGGAGGGTGGGGACGCCTGAGGGAGGAGTCGGCGGGGGAGCCAGTCGGGGGAGGGCTGGTGACTCAGGCGCGAAGGAGCGAGCCAGCCGGGGACAGGCCGGCCCTGCCGCGCAGTATTCCTGGCTCCTCCGTAAGCTcgggaggaagggagaggttgCATCATTCGGCTCGGGTTACAGCGCAGGACCGGGAGGGGGGCGCGGGGGTCGCGAGTCCAGCCCGGGAAGGCGGCGGGAGCGTCCCGGAGCGTCCGCGGCCCAGCGGGGAGAGGGTTAAGTGGGCGGGGGCCGCGGGCTGGAAGAGGGACTCTCCGCGGGGCCCTGACGGCCACGTGGGCTGGGCAGCTCGGccgggggagggagaggaagcagGGAAGGTATTTAtagaggcggcggcggcggcgccggGGCCGAGCTGAGCTGAGCGTCTCCTCCCCAGGCGCGGGTGTCGGCGCTGTCACCGGCGGGCAGGCGAATTTCCAGCGAGGTATGGAGAGGCCGGCGCCCCTGGCCGTGCTGCCCTTCTCGGACCCGGCGCACGCCCTGAGCCTGCTCCGGGGGCTGAGCCAGCTGCGCGCCGAGCGCAAGTTCCTGGACGTGACCCTGGAGGCGGCGGGCGGGCGCGACTTCCCCGCGCACCGGGCCGTGCTGGCGGCGGCCAGCCCCTACTTCCGGGCCATGTTCGCGGGCCAGCTGCGGGAGAGCCGCGCCGAGCGGGTGCGGCTGCACGGCGTGCCGCCCGACATGCTGCAGCTGCTGCTGGACTTCAGCTACACGGGCCGCGTGGCGGTGAGCGGCGACAACGCGGAGCCGCTGCTGCGCGCCGCCGACCTGCTGCAGTTCCCGGCCGTGAAGGAGGCGTGCGGGGCCTTCCTGCAGCAGCAGCTCGACCTGGCCAACTGCCTGGACATGCAGGACTTCGCCGAGGCCTTTAGCTGCGCGGGGCTGGCGGGCGCGGCGCAGCGCTTCATCCTGCGCCACGTGGGCGAGCTGGGCGCCGAGCAGCTGGAGCGCTTGCCCCTGGCGCGCCTGCTGCGCTACCTGCGCGACGACGGGCTCTGCGTGCCCAAGGAGGAGGCCGCCTACCAGCTGGCGCTGCGCTGGGTGCGGGCCGACCTGCCGCGCCGCGCCGCGCACTGGCCGCAGCTGCTGGAGGCCGTGCGCCTGCCCTTCGTGCGCCGCTTCTACCTGCTGGCGCACGTGGAGGCCGAGCCGCTGGTGGCGCGCTGCCCGCCCTGCCTGCGCCTGCTGCGCGAGGCCCGCGACTTCCAGGCGGCGCGCTACGACCGCCACGATCGCGGGCCCTGCCCCCGCATGCGCCCGCGCCCCTCCACCGGCCTGGCCGAGATCCTGGTGCTCGTGGGCGGCTGCGACCAGGACTGCGACGAGCTGGTCACCGTGGACTGCTACAACCCGCAGACCGGCCAGTGGCGCTACCTGGCCGAGTTCCCCGACCACCTGGGCGGCGGCTACAGCATCGTGGCGCTGGGCAACGACATCTACGTCACGGGTGAGGATCCCGGGGGGCGGGGGCAGCGCCAGCTGGTAGGCGGCCTCCTCCTTGGTAGCCCGGGGCCTTTCTGACGCTGCCCCTCGTCTCACAACCCCGGGATCCGGCTCGGCCCAGCCCCTGAGCCTTGGGCGCTGCCCCTGCCCTCCGGGCTGAGGGGTCAGTCAGCAAAAGCAAAGCGGATGGATCTGCCTCGGGAGGCGGAGGGCCTGGAGAGCGCCTCGTGCATCCCCTGGGCCTTGTCTGACTAATGTCCGGCCGGGCCCCGAGCTTAGCCCTCTGGTAAGGCTGAATCTCCCTCCCCGCAGTCCCAGGCGGACTGACCCAGCTGGGCCGCGCCgagccctccctcctcccacgCCCCGCTAGAGCCCTGCTGTTGTTTCCCTGATTAACCTAATCGCCAGGCAGAGGTCGCCACCCAACGGGGCTCGCGCAGCCCGGCCGGCCTCTCCCGCTTTGGGCTCTGACTGGTGCCCGCACAGCCTCCCTCCCTGGGGCTTTGTGCAGGAAACCTTTCTTCCCTTGGGCTGGAGGCCGTCATGGCCAGTGCGTTTGATGTGTGCTTCCAGTCACATGGTGTTAGGCTGAGGTGCCTCTGTGAGTGTAAACACAGTCACATGGTATCTGATTTTCTTCCATGCACTTGGCCGCCAAGCCAAGGCCCTGCAGAGTCACTCTGGGTGGGTCCCAGCCAGCCCGGccctccttccatttctttgtcttcctAAATCCTGTTTTCCCAGAGCTGGCTCTTTTTTGTGAGGCAAGCATCCCGGGGGCTGAGTGTTGTGTGTGTTAAGGCCCTTGTCTCTGAGATCGCTGCCAGCCTTCCCAGTAACATGGCTGAAACCTAGATGGTCCATCCCTGCTTCAGCCATACTCGGCATCTGGGGAACCAGATTACCTGAGTCAAATTGGAGTTCCCCAGCTGTGGTACCTAAAGGACCCGGGTTTAACTTGGAAATGAGGGACGATGGGAGGTTGCTGGTAGGTGGGCCTCTGGGACAGTTTGATGCCTTAACTTTCCAAAGCAGTCTGCTTCCTGGAAGTCCGCTTTTTCTGCTGACCATGCTTATTGATCTGAGAGGTTTTTGATGTAATGTTGGAGTTGTTTggttctctccctctcccccttacCCCCCATACCTAGGAGCCCCATCTGGTCTACATTTTGCTTAGTAAGTGGTTAATGACTGTTGCTAGATTGAGAGACTCCTTATTGAAAAGGTGAAACTGTCCTTGCTCATATAGGGTAGAGAGTGTAGTGGAAGGGAGGCTGCACCCTCCGATCCAGGCTTTGTCACTTCCTTGACTGTGACTTTGGAAAAgcctctcattttctcctcagttcaaaaaaaaaaaaaaaacgaggaGGGAGGGGATTGAATCAGAAAAGTGTCTTGGATCTCTTCCTGCTCTGACAGTGTGTGTATTTTCTAAGCTTGGTCTGGGAGCTCTAGGAAAAGGACTGGGTGTTCCGAGAAAAGCCTGCCTGTGTACTGGCGGGCTGCTCCTGCTAGATCTCTCACTCCAAGCTGTAGCCCTGGATGGAGTCACCCCGAGCACACACAGGTCACGGGCAAGGTCGGCGGCCCTGGTGACCTCAGCGCTGCCCCTTCTCTCTGTCCTTGGCTGATAATTTGGGAGCAGAGAACTTCCCCGAGAGGTCCAAACAGACCCCATTCTGGCAGCCTCCTTCCCTAATATAACAGCTGAGCCAACTAATCCTCTTTGTTTAGACAACTGGCCCAGGCCTCTCAAGTACAGCTGCCTGGCCGGGATTCCGGAGGAGCAAGAATGTCGACTTCCAGAATGGTTTGGAAACCATTCCCATTCAGAGAACAGTGGGCGAGTGTCTGAAGGCTCAACAACTGTTTCCCCTTGGGCTGGGGGACCGGTTAGTAGCCTTCTGTAGGAAGGTGAGGGGGCCCCTTCACACAAAGAGGCTTTCTGGGACACTCATCCCAGGAACCCAGCTTGGGCAACTTAGTGTTAAGGTCAGGTGAACAGCTTGTCTCCTCTATGGGAGGGAGAGTTGCCTGTAAAAAGAGCCTTGAGATTTTGTTGGTGGATCTGTCTAgacctatttttaaaagttcttttccgTTCACGCTGCCTCTTAAGGTAACAGAGTTGTAGCGGCTTGCTCCCTGCTCATTCCACGTGGGACCGTCTGGCCTGCCTCCTGAATGTGCCtccttgagcttttttttttttgtgtgggggaggggagggggaaggaggggaatccACTAGAAGAATCCCCAGCATTCCTGTAGTGCTTGGGAAAAGGCCCTGCCATTCTCCCCTCCTGAGTCTCACGGTAACTCCCGTGGGGTAGGTGCTGTAGGCCCCATGGGAGAGAGCAGATCTGAGATTTCACTGGTCTAGATGGAAAACTCCTGGTGAAGGCCTGCTGCCTCAGCCCTTCTTAATCCCTGGGCCCCCCAGAGCCCCTTAAGTACCCCAGGTCTCTAGCACTCCCGACTGGTACATGTCCTCATTTCAGGTGAGGAAACGGCCTGTGAGAAGTTAGGGAACCTAATCCTCATTCTCCACTGCCCAGCTGCTATAGTATGGATTTGGGAATCGACCCCAGCTGCCGCCTTTTAAGCCGCACCTCCCATGGTACCACACTGTCCTGGGCTCCCCAGGGTTTGGCAGACAAGGTGATTgtggctgtcttttgcctttgcTCCTTCCTAGGAAACGGAGCAGATGATCTCTCTGGAAGGGAAGGAGTAAAGGCTTCCTGCCCCCAGAGCTTTGGACTAAGCCTGGGAGCTTGAAGAGGAGGGGTTGGTCGGGCGTGTGGACGCCGGTTACTGGTCCAATTAGGACGGAGGCCTTGCTTGGAAACCCAGAGAGCTTTCCTTTATTTAGGAAGAGAGGGCCCAGGCTCTGCTTTCTGAGGCTCTCCTGTTGTGGACCAGGCCCAGGGAGCTGCTGGGAGCCCATCCCTCCAAGCCCCGTGGCCTGCGGGCATAGC
Encoded here:
- the KLHL21 gene encoding kelch-like protein 21 encodes the protein MERPAPLAVLPFSDPAHALSLLRGLSQLRAERKFLDVTLEAAGGRDFPAHRAVLAAASPYFRAMFAGQLRESRAERVRLHGVPPDMLQLLLDFSYTGRVAVSGDNAEPLLRAADLLQFPAVKEACGAFLQQQLDLANCLDMQDFAEAFSCAGLAGAAQRFILRHVGELGAEQLERLPLARLLRYLRDDGLCVPKEEAAYQLALRWVRADLPRRAAHWPQLLEAVRLPFVRRFYLLAHVEAEPLVARCPPCLRLLREARDFQAARYDRHDRGPCPRMRPRPSTGLAEILVLVGGCDQDCDELVTVDCYNPQTGQWRYLAEFPDHLGGGYSIVALGNDIYVTGGSDGSRLYDCVWRYNSSVNEWTEVSPMLKAREYHSSSVLDGLLYVVASDSTERYDHTSDTWEALQPMPYPMDNCSTTACRGKLFAIGSLAGKETMVIQCYDPDSDLWSLVNCGQLPPWSFAPKTVTLNGLMYFVRDDSAEVDVYDPIKNEWDKIPSMNQVHVGGSLAVLGGKLYVSGGYDNTFELSDVVEAFDPETRAWSVVGRLPEPTFWHGSVSIFRQFMPQTTSNGHGFDLDNASDSNWNRSRQRLQNQNQNLNELR